In Hermetia illucens chromosome 1, iHerIll2.2.curated.20191125, whole genome shotgun sequence, one genomic interval encodes:
- the LOC119646497 gene encoding uncharacterized protein LOC119646497 — MVPKTPKQPMSQKVHDGWTKLGAKKSKKKERMRDPFRGDHHFKRGPYYVEVWIPMNSSRLRQKASAAGKLPNVFVLGEKCLARWSGARRFPATVQKVLGNDMYEILFDDGYMKVLKSAHISKLKIPVGKSQSPSTSASPAPHKPIANSTPDKSKIKTQAAKKDWPLISMSSLNLAELSLPEIPKDGEWCCHWVNDQPIGREGFLTVGDHKKPTVIVDDWRLPPGWTKHMYQRSNVLGKWDVILVNSNNKRFRSKADLKQYIEDLGQHYNPDVYDFSIHRRRAKDIGAYVYNKDYKPPQPVKPPPPPLEPLPPLQPQSLMHNAGQQNSSIQSLLSTSSPPLFEPTSGKGGEDESMQLEDGYVYVGSLKVRIIDNLFRCPKENCNKNFRKENHLQIHIKHYHDDIAKFLGDCPSMQELACKRTIGHPPDEPLPKNYLPNSQYFAKLHQQDLQNRMHRKSISAPHAPSISTPTCHEASDSFLMSTTADDSSKLLEPSISDSIVGSSTVPSSLAVASPSFVHSTGDEMSTPLIEEQQKSAPQLQPQSHSKVASRKTGERKSSRQRLQKKYVTASTSNFFDNTFHMTDFEETRHSFNGTPEHHVGVTTILI, encoded by the exons ATGGTCCCTAAAACACCAAAGCAACCGATGTCTCAAAAGGTacacgatggttggactaagctTGGAGCAAAGAAGTCAAAAAAGAAGGAGAGAATGAGAGATCCATTCCGAGGCGATCATCATTTCAAGCGTGG gccctattatgtcgaggtgtggATACCAATGAACAGCAGCCGATTGCGGCAGAAGGCCTCCGCGGCGGGCAAGCTGCCGAACGTATTCGTGCTGGGGGAGAAGTGTCTGGCTCGCTGGAGTGGCGCCCGCAGATTTCCGGCCACCGTCCAAAAGGTACTCGGCAATGATATGTATGAAATCCTGTTCGACGACGGCTACATGAAAGTGTTGAAAAGTGCTCACATCAGCAAACTGAAAATACCGGTTGGAAAGAGCCAATCACCGTCTACATCAGCAAGCCCTGCCCCTCACAAACCAATAGCTAACTCTACTCCGGACAAGTCGAAGATAAAGACACAGGCGGCGAAGAAGGATTGGCCACTAATTTCCATGAGTTCGCTGAATCTCGCGGAGCTCAGTCTGCCCGAGATTCCGAAGGACGGTGAATGGTGCTGCCACTGGGTAAATGACCAGCCAATAGGCCGCGAGGGATTCCTAACCGTAGGCGACCACAAAAAGCCAACAGTCATCGTAGATGATTGGCGACTGCCGCCTGGGTGGACGAAGCACATGTACCAACGCTCGAATGTCCTAGGCAAGTGGGATGTGATCCTGGTCAATTCGAACAACAAACGCTTCCGCTCCAAGGCGGATCTCAAGCAATATATTGAAGACTTGGGACAACACTACAATCCGGACGTCTACGACTTCAGTATACATCGAAGGCGGGCAAAAGACATCGGAGCTTATGTTTATAATAAAGATTACAAACCTCCCCAACCGGTGAAGCCACCACCTCCACCCTTGGAACCCCTTCCGCCACTACAACCGCAAAGTCTTATGCATAACGCTGGACAGCAGAATTCCAGCATCCAATCGCTGCTCTCAACGTCGTCTCCGCCCTTGTTTGAACCGACTTCAGGTAAAGGCGGCGAAGACGAGTCCATGCAGTTAGAGGATGGTTACGTTTACGTTGGCTCCTTGAAAGTCCGAATTATTGACAACCTGTTCCGCTGCCCCAAGGAGAACTGCAACAAAAATTTCCGGAAAGAGAATCACTTGCAGATCCACATCAAGCATTATCACGACGACATTGCAAAATTTCTTGGAGATTGTCCCAGTATGCAGGAGCTAGCGTGTAAGCGCACCATCGGCCACCCTCCAGATGAACCTCTGCCCAAAAACTATCTACCCAACTCGCAGTACTTCGCAAAGTTACACCAGCAAGACCTTCAGAATAGAATGCATCGGAAATCAATCTCAGCTCCACACGCCCCAAGCATTTCAACGCCAACCTGTCACGAGGCGTCGGACAGTTTCTTGATGTCTACAACTGCTGACGATTCCTCCAAGCTTCTGGAACCTTCCATTTCTGACTCAATCGTCGGATCCAGCACCGTACCTTCGAGTCTCGCTGTAGCGAGCCCCTCCTTCGTTCATTCCACTGGCGACGAAATGTCCACGCCTCTGATTGAAGAGCAACAAAAATCAGCGCCGCAGCTCCAACCGCAATCTCATTCGAAAGTTGCGTCTCGCAAGACTGGCGAAAGAAAGAGCTCGAGACAGAGGCTGCAAAAGAAATACGTCACGGCAAGTACGTCAAACTTTTTCGACAACACGTTCCACATGACAGATTTTGAAGAAACGAGGCATTCCTTCAATGGAACCCCCGAacatcacgtcggggtcaccactatTCTGATTTGA